The genomic DNA ACCGGCCCGGTTCGGGCGTCTCGTCGATGCGGACCCGCTCGACCCCGCCGTCGGTCCGCTCGACCGGGACGATGGCGTCGGCACCGTCGGGCACGGGGGCGCCGGTCATGATGCGGCACGCGGCCCCGGGCGGGAGCGCGGGCACGTCGGTGCGGCCGGCGGGCACGTCGAACGCGACGGGCAGCACGGCGCCCGCGACGGCCTCGGCGGCGCGCACCGCGTAGCCGTCCATCGCGGAGTTGGTGAACGGCGGCAGCGAGATCGGCGCGACGACGTCACGCGCGACGGTCAGGCCGGCGGCCTGCTCCGGAGCCAGATCGACGATGCGTCGGCGCGGGATCAGCGCGGCGACGGCGGCGCGGTGCTCGTCGACGGACCGCATCACGCGGAGCCCAGGCGGGTGAGCAACAGCGCCTCGGCGAGCGCGGTGCGCCGCAGCTCGGCGGGGTCGACGGACTCGTTGGGCGCGTGGATGCGGCACTGCGGCTCCTCGACGCCGAGCAGCGCGATCTCGGCGTTCGGCGCGGCCCTGCGCAGCTGCGTGCACAGCGGAATGGAGCCGCCCTGGCCGCTGAAGGCGACCTCGGCCCCGTCGTACGCCTCGACGAGGGCCTCCTGCAGCACCCGGTAGGCGGGGCCGGTGGTCTCGGCGGCGAAGGGCTCGCCGACGGACTCGACGACGGCGTGGACGTGCGCGCCCCAGGGGGCGTGGCGGGTCAGGTGCGCGACGAGGAGCTCGCCGGCGTGGCGCGGATCGGTGCCCGGCGGGACGCGCAGGTTGAGCAGGGCCGCGGCGCGGGGCTGGATGGCCGCGGCGGCGGTGGCCGTCGCGGGGGCGTCGATTCCGATGACGGTGACCGCGGGGCGTGCCCACAGCTGGTCGGCGATGGTGCCGGAGCCGAGGATGGCGGCGTCGTCGTGGATGGCGGCGTCGGCGGCGAACTGCGCCGGCTCGTAGGGCTCGCCCGCCCACCGCGCGGAGCTGTCGAGCCCGTCGATCGTCGTGTTGCCGAAGCCGTCGCGCAGGGTGGCGAGCAGCGCGATGAGGGCGGCGATGGCGTCGGGCGCGGCGCCGCCGAAGGCGCCGGAATGCAGGTCGGACGTGCCGGTGCTGAGCTCGACGCGCACGCTCGCGACGCCCCGCAGCGACGTGGTCAGCGTGGGCCGGCCGACGGCGACGTTGCCGGTGTCGCCGATGACGATGAGGTCGGCCCGCGCGAGCTCGGGACGCTCGGCGACGAGGTCCTCGAGGCCCGCGCCGCCGCCCTCCTCCGAGCCCTCGATGATGATCCGCACGCCGACCGGGAAGGAGCCGTCCGCACCGCGGACCGCCCGCAGCGCGGTCAGGTGCGCGACGAGGTTGCCCTTGCAGTCGGCGGCCCCGCGGCCGTACCAGCGCTCGACGCCGTCGGGGCCGGGCCGGGGGGTGAGCGTGAACGGATCGGAGTCCCAGGCCTCGCGCGGGCCGGGCGGCTGCACGTCGTGGTGGCTGTAGAGCAGCACCGTCGGCGCGCCGTCGGGGGCGGGCGTGTGCCCGACGACCGCGATCGACCCGTCGGACGTGGTGATCTGCTCGATGTTCTCGATGCCGGCTGCGGCGAACGCCTGCGCCACCCACGCCGCGGACGCCGTGTTGGGCTCGGCGCCGAATTCGGGGGAGTCGTGCACGGACGGGTGCGCCACCAGCTCCGCCAGGTCCGACCTGGCCTTGTCCATCAGGTTCTCGACGGTGTCCTGCAGGCTGCGCTCGGTCATCGGCTCACCCTAGCGCGGCTTAAGTGCGTGCCCAGCGGGTCGTGGTTCACTTGTGTGAACTCTTGGAGGAGGAATCCATGCTGCGTAAGTCGCTGTGCGCGGTGGGCGGCGCCCTGCTGCTCGTGGGGTGTTCGACGACGGTGCCGGGCTCGCCGGAGGCCGATCCGTCGGGCGTGCCGAGGCCGGACACCGGCTCGTACGCGACCGCCCCTCGGCAGGTCGCCCCGATGACGGAGAAGTCCCAGGTCGCGGCGGAGGGCTTCCGAATGATGGAGATCATTCCGCTCGCGACGGAGGTCGACGGTGCCCTCCGCTACGGCCGTTCGCCCAAGGTCGGGCAGATGCTGGACGTCAGTAAGTCCCTGTACGGCGAGGGGGTCGGAACGGCGCTCGCCGGCCACGAGGTGGCCGCCACCACGTCGGCGTGGGACAAGGTGCCGGGATCGGACGCCTCGACGTCGGGGACCAACCTGCTCATGGGCCTGTTCCGGTTCAAGGACGAGGCGGCGGCGCGATCCGCCGTCGCCGCGCCGTCGGTCCTCGCCGAGGACAAGGACAGCAGCGGCTCGACGCCGACGCCGAAGGCACCGGTCGCCGTCCCCGGGTATCCGGGCGCGAAGGCGTACACGAAGTCCTACGCGGACACGAAGGCGACGGTCGCGCTCCTGGTGAGCGGGCGCTTCGTCCTCTCCGCGTACACCACGGGGCCCGTCGATCACATCAAGAAGTTCTTCGACCTGCAGCTCCCCGCGCTCAAGGCCTTCACCCCGACGCCCGTGGACAAGTTCTCCACGCTCACGCGCGATCACGACGGCCTGTTGCAGTACACGCTCGCGGAGGAACGCCCCACCATCTACCAGGCGACCTTCACGGCGCGGGCGATCTTGAACGCGCAGACCGACATCGCCGGTGCTGCGAAGGATTTCGCCGACGCCGGTGTCGATTACGTCGCCAATGCGGGGAACACGGTCTCTCGCGCCCGGGACGCGGCGGGCGCCGCGCTCCTCGCCGAGCGGTCGATCGCCGGTACGAAGGCCCTGCGGGCGGGCACCGAGGCCGCGGTTCGCGGTGTGCCCGGTGGGCGCTGCCTCACGTATCCGACCTACAAGGGGTCGAAGGACTCCCGGACGTATTGTGTGGCGCCCGTCGGGCGGTACCTGGCCGAGGTGACCGACAGCCAGGAAGGTCGGGCCAAGCAGGCGATCGGCGCCTCGTATCTGATTCTGCAGCAGGCGAAATGAGGATGGTCATGAGGAAGTCTCTGGTGGCGCTCGCGGCGGCGTCCGTGCTCCTGGCGGGATGCTCGTCGACGGTGGCGGGCACTCCCGTCGCCGATCCGTCGGGCGTGCCGAAGCCGGAGACCGGCTCGTTCGCGACCACGCCCCGGACCATCGGTCCGACGAGCCAGGGCGACGGGGAGGCGCTCGAGGGCTACCGGATGGCGGAGGTCGTGCCCTACATCCACGAGATCGACCCGTCGATGCATTTCCGCGGCGACGTGACCACCGGCTCGCGGGAATCGATCCAGCTCGGCGTGAAGAACCTGTTCGGACAGGCGGTCGCCGACGCGGTGGGCGCGAAGCCCGAGGTCTGGGTCGCGGTGGGGGCGGGCGACACCCAGCAGGGTACGAAGTACGACCCGAAGAAGAGGCAGCGGGGCTCGAAGGTCGCCGTCCTGCGGATGGCGAACGCGGGCGATGCGGCAGCGACCGTCGGCCCGGCGCTGCGTGCCGCCGACAAGGACTCCTCCGGAAAGGCGGGGCGGCCCAAGGTGGAGACGAGGATCCCGGGCTACGACGGTGCCGTCGCCTACACGGTCGACTACGAGACCGCGGGTCGGCCGACGATCGCCTTTCTCGCGTACAAGCAGTACGTGATCGGCGTGTACGGCGACTTCACCGTCGAGCAGATCCGAACCTATTTCGACCGGCAGACCAAGGCGCTCGATGGTTTCCGGCCGACGCCACTGGACAAGGTGAGCACGCTGCAGCGCGACGCCGAGGGGGTCGCGCGGCTGACCCTCGCACCGGAGAAGGGTGAGGGCGGGTTCGCGCTGCCCGCGCGGTCCGCGGTGCTGCGGCAGACCGACGTCTCCCGCTCGGTGAAGACCTTCGCCGATGCCGGCGTCGACGTGGTCGGCAGCGGCGGCAACACCGTCTACCGGGCCAAGGACGCGCAGGGTGCGCAGCACGTGATGAGCGAGTTCAGCGACGAGACCCGCAAGGCCTTCCCCGCCTTCGAGGAGGAGAAGGTCACGGGCGCGCCGGGCGCGACGTGCCTGACCTTCCCCGTCTACGAGGGAGCCACGTCGAAGCTCACCTGGTGCTCGGTCGCCGTCGGCCGGTACGTCGCGGAGGTCGTCACCTCGCAGCGGCAGAAGGCGGTCCAGGGCATCGGAGCGGCCTACCTGATCCTCAAGAACAACGGCTGACTCCGCAGACGACGAAGGGGCGCACCCGGCGGGTGCGCCCCTTGACGTGTCGGGAGGCTACTTCGACTCGGCCTCTGTCTTGATGTGCGAGAGGGTCTGCTTCATGCCGACCAGCAGGCCGCGCTCGAAGTCCTCGTTGCCACCGAGGAGTGCACCCACGAGCACGCTGCTCACGGCGGTGGTCTTGCCGCCGGCCGCCTCGCGGCGCTCGACGACGGTGGTCTTGTCGCCGTCGGGCACCAGGGTGAAGCTCCACACGGTGTGGTTCTCCGCGACGCGGAACGCGATGCGCTCGTTCGGCGTGAACTCGGTGACCTGGGTGTTGGTGGGCCAGACCTTCCAGCCCTGACGGTTGATGTTCAGCATGCGGGTGCCCTGCTTGATCGGGCCGCCGAACACGAACACCTTCTTGCACTGTGGGCTGCGACGGCCCATCGCCTCGAGGTCGGACACGACCGACCAGACCTTCTCCACGGGCGCGTCGATCACGACGCTCGACTCCAGAACGGGGGTTGCCATGACCGGATCCTACCCAGGGGTAGGAAAGGTTCGTGCAGCCAGCGGCGAACGACCTTGCACTCGCCCCTGCCGAGTGCTAGAAACGACTTAGCACTCGGATTACGTGAGTGCTAGGTCGAAGAGGTGAGACCGGGCCCTGTGCGCAACCCGCGCAGGTGACACGCCGGGTCGTCCGTCGCGGGCATCGAATCGACCTAGAAGACGTGTCCAAAGTACGGGCCGAACCGGCCCCTATCTGGAGGAATCACTTCGCAATGGCCAAGATCATCGCGTTCGACGAAGAGGCCCGCCGCGGCCTCGAGCGGGGCCTGAACGCCCTCGCCGACGCCGTCAAGGTGACGCTCGGCCCCAAGGGCCGCAACGTCGTGCTGGAGAAGAAGTGGGGCGCCCCCACGATCACCAACGACGGTGTTTCCATCGCCAAGGAGATCGAGCTCGAGGATCCCTACGAGAAGATCGGCGCCGAGCTCGTCAAGGAGGTCGCCAAGAAGACCGACGACGTCGCGGGCGACGGCACCACCACCGCCACCGTTCTGGCCCAGGCGCTCGTGCGCGAGGGCCTGCGCAACGTGGCCGCGGGTGCGAACCCGCTGGGCCTCAAGCGGGGCATCGAGAAGGCCGTCGACGCCGTCTCCGAGCACCTGCTGAAGGCCGCCAAGGAGGTCGAGACCAAGGAGCAGATCGCTGCTACCGCGGGCATCTCGGCCGGCGACCCCGCCATCGGTGAGCTCATCGCCGAGGCCATGGACAAGGTCGGCAAGGAAGGCGTCATCACCGTCGAGGAGAGCAACACCTTCGGTCTCCAGCTGGAGCTCACCGAGGGCATGCGCTTCGACAAGGGCTTCATCTCGGGCTACTTCGCCACCGACGCCGAGCGTCAGGAGGCCGTGCTCGAGGACGCGTACGTGCTGCTCGTCTCGGGCAAGATCTCGACCGTCAAGGACCTGCTGCCGCTGCTGGAGAAGGTCATCCAGGCCGGCAAGCCGCTCGCGATCATCGCCGAGGACGTCGAGGGCGAGGCCCTGTCGACGCTCATCGTCAACAAGATCCGCGGCACCTTCAAGTCGGTCGCCATCAAGGCCCCCGGCTTCGGCGACCGCCGCAAGGCGATGCTGCAGGACATGGCGATCCTCACCGGCGGCCAGGTCATCTCCGAGGAGATCGGTCTGTCGCTCGACACCGCCGGCCTCGAGGTCCTGGGCCAGGCGCGCCAGGTCGTCGTGACCAAGGACGAGACCACCATCGTCGACGGTGCCGGCTCCAAGGAGCAGATCGAGGGCCGCGTCTCGCAGATCCGCGCCGAGATCGAGAACAGCGACTCGGACTACGACCGGGAGAAGCTGCAGGAGCGCCTCGCGAAGCTGGCCGGCGGCGTCGCCGTCATCAAGGCCGGTGCCGCGACCGAGGTCGAGCTCAAGGAGCGCAAGCACCGCATCGAGGACGCCGTCCGCAACGCCAAGGCCGCCGTCGAGGAGGGCATCGTCGCCGGTGGTGGCGCTGCTCTCGCGCAGTCGGGTGCCGTCTTCGAGAGCCTGGCTCTCGAGGGCGACGAGGCCACCGGCGCGAACATCGTCAAGGTCGCGCTCGACGCCCCGGTCAAGCAGATCGCCGTCAACGCCGGCCTCGAGCCCGGCGTCGTCGCCGAGAAGGTCCGCAACTCGCCCGCCGGCACCGGCCTCAACGCCGCCACCGGTGTGTACGAGGACCTGCTGGCCGCCGGCATCAACGACCCGGTGAAGGTCACCCGCTCGGCGCTGCAGAACGCAGCCTCGATCGCGGCCCTGTTCCTCACCACCGAGGCCGTCGTCGCCGACAAGCCGGAGAAGGCCGGTGCCCCGGTCGATCCGACCGGCGGCATGGGCGGCATGGACTTCTAAGTCCTGCCACTCGGCTAGGGAACGCAGGGCCCGGCATCGTCGTTGTGACGGTGCCGGGCCCTTCCCGTTTTCGAAAGTCGGGTTCTGCGGGGGTATCGCCGCCGAAATATCGCCGCGGTGGCCCGAGAACCCGACTTTCGAAAAGGCCTTCGTCGCCGCAGCTACGAGGAGCGGGCGACTCGGGTGACAAGGGCGGCCAGGGTGCGTTCCGACGCGGTGCCCTCCTGCGCCTGATAGGCGACGATCAGCTGCCCCGGGGCGGCGGCGACCTCCAGCGTGGACCACTCGAGTTCCACCACGCCCAACTCCGGGTGCGCGATCACCTTGCTGCCGTTCGTCTTCGCCTGCACTTCTCCGTCGCCCCATAGTCTGGCGAAGTGTTCACTCCGCACCGAGAGTTCGCCGACGAGCGCCATCAGTCGAGGATTCGACGGGTTCGGACCGGACAGCGCTCGCAGATTGCCGACGGACTCCCGGGTCACCGTCTCGTAATCGAGGAAGACCTCTCTCGACCGCGGGTCGAGGAACAGCGAGCGCACCATGTTGTCGCCGACGCGGAGACCGATGCCGCGGTGCAACTCCTCGCCCGCCGCATTGGTGCCGATCAGGTCCAGCAGCGAGTTGGTCACGATGGTCGGGTTCGGCCAGGAGTCGAGCAGGCGGCGTACGACACCCGACATCTCATCGACCACCTCGCCGCCCCGGCCGTCGGGGAGTTCGGCCAGCTGCGCCAGGTGAGCGGCACCGTCGGCGTCGAGCTGAAGGACCTCGGCGAGCGCGGCGACCACCGCCGGCGAGGGCCTCCGATCGCGCCCGCGCTCGAGGCGTACGAGGTACTCGACGCTGATCCCCGCCTGTGCGGCGACCTCCTCGCGACGCAGACCGGGAGTGCGGCGCACGCCCATGGTGCGCAACCCCAGCGTCGCCGGGTCGACGCGCGCACGCCGCGCACGCAGGAAGTCGCCGAGCAGGTTCTCGTCCACCGGCCTCACGCTACCCATTCGGCCGGTTCCAGCCAGGTAGCGCGACTACCCCGCAGCCGCACGGCCTGTCACGCCCGGCGAGGCCGGGGCACGGTCACGGACATGACCTCTTTGACTGATCGCACTGCACTCATCACCGGAGCCGGCAGCGGTATCGGCGCCGCTACAGCCGCGGCCCTGGCCGCGGCGGGCGCGCGAACCGCGCTGATCGGCCGACGCCCCGACCGCCTCGCCGACCTGGCCGCCGCGACCGGCGCGGCGTACGCCGCTACCGATGTCACCGACCGTGCGAGCTTCGGTGCCGCGGTGGCGGATCTCCGTGAACGCGTCGGAAGGTTCGACCTCGTCGTCGCCAATGCCGGCACGATGTTGCCCGCAGCCTTCGACACCGCGGACGCCGGCGACTGGGATCGGATGGTGGCGACGAACATCACCGGCTTGCTCACCACGGCCCGAGCGACGATCAATGACCTCATCGCCGCCGCCGAGGCCGGGCCGGCAGACCTCGTCCTCATCGGATCCATCGGCGCGCACATCGTGCTACCGGGGTACTCGGTCTACAACGCGACGAAGGCGGCGGTGGCGCACCTGACGCGCCATCTGCGGGAGGAGTTCGGCCCCCGCG from Tsukamurella paurometabola includes the following:
- a CDS encoding DUF7373 family lipoprotein: MRKSLVALAAASVLLAGCSSTVAGTPVADPSGVPKPETGSFATTPRTIGPTSQGDGEALEGYRMAEVVPYIHEIDPSMHFRGDVTTGSRESIQLGVKNLFGQAVADAVGAKPEVWVAVGAGDTQQGTKYDPKKRQRGSKVAVLRMANAGDAAATVGPALRAADKDSSGKAGRPKVETRIPGYDGAVAYTVDYETAGRPTIAFLAYKQYVIGVYGDFTVEQIRTYFDRQTKALDGFRPTPLDKVSTLQRDAEGVARLTLAPEKGEGGFALPARSAVLRQTDVSRSVKTFADAGVDVVGSGGNTVYRAKDAQGAQHVMSEFSDETRKAFPAFEEEKVTGAPGATCLTFPVYEGATSKLTWCSVAVGRYVAEVVTSQRQKAVQGIGAAYLILKNNG
- a CDS encoding M20/M25/M40 family metallo-hydrolase, whose translation is MTERSLQDTVENLMDKARSDLAELVAHPSVHDSPEFGAEPNTASAAWVAQAFAAAGIENIEQITTSDGSIAVVGHTPAPDGAPTVLLYSHHDVQPPGPREAWDSDPFTLTPRPGPDGVERWYGRGAADCKGNLVAHLTALRAVRGADGSFPVGVRIIIEGSEEGGGAGLEDLVAERPELARADLIVIGDTGNVAVGRPTLTTSLRGVASVRVELSTGTSDLHSGAFGGAAPDAIAALIALLATLRDGFGNTTIDGLDSSARWAGEPYEPAQFAADAAIHDDAAILGSGTIADQLWARPAVTVIGIDAPATATAAAAIQPRAAALLNLRVPPGTDPRHAGELLVAHLTRHAPWGAHVHAVVESVGEPFAAETTGPAYRVLQEALVEAYDGAEVAFSGQGGSIPLCTQLRRAAPNAEIALLGVEEPQCRIHAPNESVDPAELRRTALAEALLLTRLGSA
- the groL gene encoding chaperonin GroEL (60 kDa chaperone family; promotes refolding of misfolded polypeptides especially under stressful conditions; forms two stacked rings of heptamers to form a barrel-shaped 14mer; ends can be capped by GroES; misfolded proteins enter the barrel where they are refolded when GroES binds) — protein: MAKIIAFDEEARRGLERGLNALADAVKVTLGPKGRNVVLEKKWGAPTITNDGVSIAKEIELEDPYEKIGAELVKEVAKKTDDVAGDGTTTATVLAQALVREGLRNVAAGANPLGLKRGIEKAVDAVSEHLLKAAKEVETKEQIAATAGISAGDPAIGELIAEAMDKVGKEGVITVEESNTFGLQLELTEGMRFDKGFISGYFATDAERQEAVLEDAYVLLVSGKISTVKDLLPLLEKVIQAGKPLAIIAEDVEGEALSTLIVNKIRGTFKSVAIKAPGFGDRRKAMLQDMAILTGGQVISEEIGLSLDTAGLEVLGQARQVVVTKDETTIVDGAGSKEQIEGRVSQIRAEIENSDSDYDREKLQERLAKLAGGVAVIKAGAATEVELKERKHRIEDAVRNAKAAVEEGIVAGGGAALAQSGAVFESLALEGDEATGANIVKVALDAPVKQIAVNAGLEPGVVAEKVRNSPAGTGLNAATGVYEDLLAAGINDPVKVTRSALQNAASIAALFLTTEAVVADKPEKAGAPVDPTGGMGGMDF
- a CDS encoding helix-turn-helix domain-containing protein; the protein is MDENLLGDFLRARRARVDPATLGLRTMGVRRTPGLRREEVAAQAGISVEYLVRLERGRDRRPSPAVVAALAEVLQLDADGAAHLAQLAELPDGRGGEVVDEMSGVVRRLLDSWPNPTIVTNSLLDLIGTNAAGEELHRGIGLRVGDNMVRSLFLDPRSREVFLDYETVTRESVGNLRALSGPNPSNPRLMALVGELSVRSEHFARLWGDGEVQAKTNGSKVIAHPELGVVELEWSTLEVAAAPGQLIVAYQAQEGTASERTLAALVTRVARSS
- a CDS encoding DUF7373 family lipoprotein: MLRKSLCAVGGALLLVGCSTTVPGSPEADPSGVPRPDTGSYATAPRQVAPMTEKSQVAAEGFRMMEIIPLATEVDGALRYGRSPKVGQMLDVSKSLYGEGVGTALAGHEVAATTSAWDKVPGSDASTSGTNLLMGLFRFKDEAAARSAVAAPSVLAEDKDSSGSTPTPKAPVAVPGYPGAKAYTKSYADTKATVALLVSGRFVLSAYTTGPVDHIKKFFDLQLPALKAFTPTPVDKFSTLTRDHDGLLQYTLAEERPTIYQATFTARAILNAQTDIAGAAKDFADAGVDYVANAGNTVSRARDAAGAALLAERSIAGTKALRAGTEAAVRGVPGGRCLTYPTYKGSKDSRTYCVAPVGRYLAEVTDSQEGRAKQAIGASYLILQQAK
- a CDS encoding SRPBCC family protein, which produces MATPVLESSVVIDAPVEKVWSVVSDLEAMGRRSPQCKKVFVFGGPIKQGTRMLNINRQGWKVWPTNTQVTEFTPNERIAFRVAENHTVWSFTLVPDGDKTTVVERREAAGGKTTAVSSVLVGALLGGNEDFERGLLVGMKQTLSHIKTEAESK
- a CDS encoding SDR family oxidoreductase — its product is MTSLTDRTALITGAGSGIGAATAAALAAAGARTALIGRRPDRLADLAAATGAAYAATDVTDRASFGAAVADLRERVGRFDLVVANAGTMLPAAFDTADAGDWDRMVATNITGLLTTARATINDLIAAAEAGPADLVLIGSIGAHIVLPGYSVYNATKAAVAHLTRHLREEFGPRGVRVRLIEPGMVESELGAGVTDPDAAAALRQYAVENPPIPASAIGDAVVWGAALPAGVNVASMIVLPTVQG